TGTGTGTGTTATAGATTTGGAGGAAAATATAAGTGGATTTTAAACTTAGCGAAGAACAGAAGTCAATTCAAAAAATGGCCAGAAAATTTGCTGAGGCTGAACTGAAGCCTCTTGCTGGCGAAGCAGATGAGAAGGAAATATTTCCGAGAACACAATTCAAAAAGATGGCGGCACTTGGTTTTACCGGAATAACCTGTTCGCAGGAATATGGCGGTTTAGGCTTGGATCATGTTACATATATCGTAGTAATGGAAGAGATTGGGAAGGCTTGTTTGGCAACAGCAGGAACTTATTCGGTGCACCAGACAGTGCAATATTATTTTGAGAAATTTGGGACCGCAGAACAAAAGAAAGAGTACTTACCTGTTTTGTCAAAGGGAGAAAAGATAGGAGCTTTAGTGTTAACAGAATCTGGGGCTGGATCTGATGTCGCGTCCCTGACAACTGCAGCAAAAAAGGGGGATGGATTTTATACAATTAATGGGAACAAGATATTCATTACCACAGGCGGTGAAGCGGATTTATATATTGTTCTTGCGAGAACAGGGAAAGAAGCTGGTGCTAAGGGAATAAGCGCTTTTATAGTAGACAAAGATGCTGTGGGTTTATCAATTGGGAAAAAAGAGAGAAAAATGGGTTACGGTGGTTCTCCCACAACAGAGTTGTTTTTT
This genomic interval from Deltaproteobacteria bacterium contains the following:
- a CDS encoding acyl-CoA dehydrogenase family protein → MDFKLSEEQKSIQKMARKFAEAELKPLAGEADEKEIFPRTQFKKMAALGFTGITCSQEYGGLGLDHVTYIVVMEEIGKACLATAGTYSVHQTVQYYFEKFGTAEQKKEYLPVLSKGEKIGALVLTESGAGSDVASLTTAAKKGDGFYTINGNKIFITTGGEADLYIVLARTGKEAGAKGISAFIVDKDAVGLSIGKKERKMGYGGSPTTELFFTDCNVSEKDLLGGKEGQGMRQMLSALDVGRISIGTIAVGIAQAAFEEALAYSKERVQFGEPIFAFQGIQWMFADMATRIEAARLLCYQAAYSIDQGSSLSIKQASMAKMMATDVAMSVTTDAVQILGGYGYMKDYPVERHMRDAKILQIVEGTNQIQKIVIARCL